One Verrucomicrobiota bacterium genomic region harbors:
- a CDS encoding HEAT repeat domain-containing protein, translating to MLWWTSRQLKDDDWKVREAAAKKLGELQDAHSVESLMGALKDLNPRVRQAAVASLVRIGPPAVRSLVAALKSKHADARLAAASALAQIGTPAVRLLGAMLSDRDVTPRETAAAVLGQIATDEALRELLTALDHGESGARESAAAGLVRIGARTIPLLIARLKENKPRVRETAAAALVRVGRAALNPLMAALKDNEMREAAIEVLWKIDPNWAQSAAAKEAVTAVIETLKGDDERLRRTSATVLGQVGGTRTLEPLFAALADPNSSVQEAAASALGEMGDPRALAPLIAALHHGDTKARHAVSAALVRIGNSIIEPLVEALKSKDASIRETAAAVLVRVGHSVVEPLVDALWKIDPDWGKAEGVRTSVPHFVSALKDAGGNVFKNPKDVLRKIGDSRVIKPLATTLREMQDGLGKAAVSVGQVKGARDIDALSQALDNAEATVRKSALDALIEIGKGPEEPLVAALSSRNHVIRRAVAHALAGRGDPRSREVLRCDLVDPSPLVLLDAAESLLNVGDTVIAQPLLKLLKQGKNGTAGAETLRPHMIDRILGLLNELLESHAAELELEDLEAISGFDDSETSAFVPSTKLAAEIRAAETAEAAESEAGVDGWSRAKELARREQRRRRGKALKA from the coding sequence ATGCTCTGGTGGACATCGCGTCAGCTTAAGGATGACGATTGGAAAGTGCGCGAGGCAGCCGCGAAAAAACTCGGCGAGCTGCAGGATGCGCACTCGGTCGAATCGTTGATGGGCGCGCTCAAGGACCTCAACCCCCGCGTTCGTCAGGCGGCCGTCGCGTCGCTGGTGCGAATCGGCCCTCCCGCGGTCCGGTCGCTGGTTGCCGCGCTCAAAAGCAAGCACGCAGATGCGCGCCTGGCCGCCGCGTCCGCGCTCGCGCAAATCGGAACCCCAGCCGTCCGGCTTCTCGGCGCCATGCTTTCAGACCGGGACGTCACGCCTCGCGAGACCGCCGCCGCCGTTCTGGGACAAATCGCCACGGATGAGGCTTTGCGGGAGTTGCTGACGGCGCTGGATCACGGAGAATCCGGAGCCCGAGAATCGGCCGCCGCCGGCCTGGTGCGCATCGGCGCGCGGACGATCCCGCTGTTGATTGCGCGATTGAAGGAAAACAAGCCGCGCGTGCGCGAAACCGCCGCGGCGGCACTGGTCCGGGTTGGCCGCGCGGCCCTTAACCCGCTCATGGCCGCGCTCAAAGACAACGAGATGCGGGAAGCGGCGATCGAAGTGCTTTGGAAGATCGATCCGAACTGGGCGCAGTCCGCCGCGGCCAAAGAAGCCGTGACCGCCGTCATTGAAACGTTGAAGGGCGACGACGAGCGGCTTCGCCGGACATCGGCCACGGTGCTCGGCCAGGTGGGCGGAACTCGCACGCTGGAACCGCTCTTCGCTGCGCTCGCGGATCCAAACAGCAGCGTGCAAGAAGCGGCGGCTTCGGCTTTGGGCGAGATGGGCGATCCGCGAGCCTTGGCGCCATTGATCGCGGCCCTTCATCATGGAGATACCAAGGCTCGCCATGCCGTCTCCGCCGCGTTGGTCCGGATTGGCAATTCCATCATCGAACCGCTGGTGGAAGCGCTCAAGAGCAAGGATGCCTCGATTCGCGAGACGGCCGCAGCGGTGCTCGTGCGCGTGGGCCACTCCGTGGTGGAACCGCTCGTGGATGCTCTGTGGAAGATCGATCCGGACTGGGGGAAAGCTGAGGGTGTCCGGACGTCCGTGCCGCATTTCGTCTCCGCTTTGAAAGACGCCGGCGGCAACGTCTTCAAGAATCCCAAGGACGTCTTGCGCAAGATCGGCGATTCGCGCGTCATCAAACCGCTGGCCACGACGCTGAGGGAGATGCAAGACGGCCTGGGCAAGGCCGCCGTGTCGGTCGGCCAGGTCAAAGGCGCGCGCGATATCGATGCGCTATCTCAGGCGCTGGATAACGCCGAAGCCACCGTCCGAAAGTCCGCCCTCGACGCCCTGATAGAAATCGGAAAAGGCCCGGAAGAACCTCTCGTGGCGGCGCTGAGCAGCCGGAACCACGTGATCCGGCGCGCCGTGGCGCACGCGCTGGCCGGGCGGGGCGATCCCAGGTCGCGTGAAGTGTTGCGCTGCGATCTGGTGGACCCGTCGCCGCTCGTCCTCCTGGATGCCGCCGAATCGCTCCTCAACGTGGGCGATACGGTCATTGCCCAACCGCTGCTGAAACTGTTGAAGCAAGGAAAGAACGGCACGGCCGGAGCGGAGACCTTACGGCCCCACATGATTGACCGAATCCTGGGCCTGTTGAACGAGTTACTGGAATCGCACGCCGCAGAACTCGAACTGGAAGATCTGGAAGCGATTTCAGGATTCGATGATTCCGAGACTTCTGCTTTCGTGCCTTCCACCAAATTGGCGGCAGAAATCCGGGCGGCCGAAACCGCGGAGGCAGCGG